In the Astatotilapia calliptera chromosome 5, fAstCal1.2, whole genome shotgun sequence genome, one interval contains:
- the cyb561d1 gene encoding putative transmembrane reductase CYB561D1 — protein MRSDVEYSPVGEGLGMRDFWLYVWLRRVAVIATHVTGLGLTLVLSLLSRPGTSLFSWHPMCMSVAYCLCMTEGILLFSAEGSPFCFKSWKSKVRLHWFCQALVLIAAATGLGFIVASRNVSELPHLASWHSLLGMCTLTATVLQTACGIAVIFPKLLRLSCPSSRLKLYHATCGLVVYLFSTVTVMSAMFTDWFQATAKGVAWWAFLILPLFPALVVMSQITNAYLPRKKLTS, from the exons ATGCGGTCAGACGTGGAGTACAGCCCGGTGGGAGAGGGCCTGGGTATGCGGGACTTCTGGCTGTACGTGTGGCTGCGGAGAGTGGCGGTGATAGCGACTCATGTCACCGGCCTGGGCCTGACGCTCGTCCTCTCCCTGCTGTCCAGACCCGGAACCA GTCTGTTCTCTTGGCATCCCATGTGTATGTCTGTCGCT TACTGCCTGTGCATGACCGAAGGTATCCTGCTGTTCTCAGCAGAGGGATCTCCCTTCTGCTTCAAATCATGGAAGAGTAAAGTCCGTCTCCACTGGTTCTGTCAGGCTCtggtcctgatcgctgcagccACTGGACTTGGGTTCATTGTGGCCAGCAGGAATGTGTCGGAGCTCCCACACCTGGCCTCCTGGCACAGCCTGCTGGGTATGTGTACGCTGACCGCCACCGTGCTCCAAACGGCCTGCGGCATCGCTGTGATTTTCCCCAAGCTGCTGCGTCTCTCCTGCCCCTCGTCCAGACTGAAGCTGTACCATGCCACCTGCGGCCTGGTTGTCTACCTGTTTTCCACCGTGACAGTGATGTCTGCCATGTTCACTGACTGGTTCCAGGCCACGGCGAAGGGGGTGGCGTGGTGGGCCTTCCTCATCCTGCCTCTATTCCCTGCCTTGGTGGTGATGAGCCAGATCACTAATGCCTATCTACCCCGCAAGAAGCTGACCAGCTAG